In Streptomyces capitiformicae, one genomic interval encodes:
- a CDS encoding sensor histidine kinase — MARGKLRIYLGAAPGVGKTYAMLSEAHRRVERGTDCVVAFVEHHDRPRTEVMLHGLEQIPRRELEYRGAVFTEMDVDAVLKRRPAVALVDELAHTNVPGSRNSKRCQDVEELLEAGIDVITTVNIQHLESLGDVVESITTVRQRETVPDEVVRRADQIELVDMSPQALRRRMAHGNIYKPDKVDAALSNYFRPGNLTALRELALLWTADRVDEYLQQYRGEHDIRSTWQARERIVVGLTGGPEGRTLLRRAARLAEKGAGGEVLAVYISRSDGLTSASPKELAVQRTLVEDLGGTFHQVVGDDVPQALLDFARSVNATQIVLGVSRRRAWQYAFGPGVSATVARESGPDLDVHIVTHEEAAKGRGLPVARGGRLGRSRIIAGWLVGVVGPVVLTLLLTSVWNTRPADDGPGFANEVLLFLTLTVGAALLGGLMPALAAATAGSLLLNYFFTPPTHTWIIDDPANVLAIIVFFAVGVSVASVVDLAARRTHQAARLRAESETLSFLAGSVLRGEDGLEALLERVRETFGMESVALLERGGEVEPWTCAGRVGTARPIERPVDADVDMPVGDHLVLALSGRVLPAEDRRVLAAFAAQAAVVLDRQRLKQEAGQARELAEGNRIRTALLAAVSHDLRTPLATIKAAVTSLRSDDIEWSEEDQAELLASIEEGTDRLDHLVGNLLDMSRLQTGTVTPLIRDVDLDEVVPMALGGVPEGSVVLEIPETLPMVAADPGLLERAVANVVENAVKYGPENEVVLVSASTLGDRVELRVVDRGPGVPDEAKERIFEPFQRYGDVPRGAGVGLGLAVARGFAEAMGGTLIAEDTPGGGMTMVLTLKSTPGRPPVPPDLPAHFTS; from the coding sequence ATGGCACGCGGCAAGCTACGGATCTACCTCGGTGCGGCGCCGGGCGTCGGCAAGACCTACGCCATGCTGTCGGAGGCGCACCGCCGTGTGGAGCGCGGCACCGACTGTGTGGTGGCCTTCGTCGAGCACCACGACCGGCCGCGTACCGAGGTGATGCTGCACGGCCTGGAGCAGATCCCGCGCCGGGAGCTGGAGTACCGGGGCGCGGTGTTCACCGAGATGGACGTGGACGCCGTGCTGAAGCGCCGGCCGGCCGTCGCCTTGGTGGACGAGCTGGCCCACACCAACGTGCCGGGCTCCCGGAATTCCAAGCGGTGTCAGGACGTCGAGGAACTGCTGGAGGCCGGGATCGACGTCATAACGACCGTCAACATCCAGCACCTGGAGTCGCTCGGCGATGTCGTCGAGTCGATCACCACGGTGCGGCAGCGGGAGACCGTACCGGACGAGGTGGTGCGGCGCGCCGACCAGATAGAGCTGGTCGACATGTCACCGCAGGCGCTGCGCCGCCGGATGGCGCACGGCAACATCTACAAGCCCGACAAGGTCGACGCGGCCTTGTCGAACTATTTCCGGCCGGGCAATCTGACCGCGCTGCGGGAGCTGGCGTTGCTGTGGACCGCGGACCGGGTCGACGAGTACCTGCAGCAGTACCGCGGGGAACACGACATCCGCTCCACCTGGCAGGCCCGCGAGCGGATCGTGGTCGGGCTGACCGGCGGCCCTGAAGGACGGACCCTGCTGCGGCGGGCGGCCCGGCTGGCGGAGAAGGGCGCGGGCGGCGAGGTACTGGCCGTCTACATCTCCCGCAGCGACGGGCTGACCTCCGCCTCGCCCAAGGAACTCGCCGTACAGCGCACCCTGGTCGAGGACCTGGGCGGCACGTTTCACCAGGTCGTCGGCGACGACGTACCGCAGGCGCTGCTGGACTTCGCCCGGAGTGTCAACGCCACCCAGATCGTGCTCGGCGTCAGCCGGCGGCGCGCCTGGCAGTACGCCTTCGGGCCCGGGGTGAGTGCCACGGTGGCCCGCGAGTCCGGACCGGACCTCGACGTCCACATCGTCACCCACGAGGAGGCCGCCAAGGGCCGCGGACTGCCGGTGGCGCGCGGCGGCCGGCTCGGCCGCTCCCGCATCATCGCCGGATGGCTGGTCGGTGTGGTCGGCCCGGTGGTGCTCACCCTGCTGCTCACCTCGGTGTGGAACACCCGGCCCGCCGACGACGGTCCCGGCTTCGCCAACGAGGTGCTGCTGTTCCTGACCCTGACCGTGGGGGCCGCACTGCTCGGCGGACTGATGCCCGCGCTGGCCGCGGCCACGGCCGGCTCGCTGCTGCTGAACTACTTCTTCACCCCACCCACTCACACCTGGATCATCGATGATCCGGCGAACGTCCTCGCCATCATCGTCTTCTTCGCAGTCGGTGTCTCGGTCGCCTCGGTCGTGGACCTGGCCGCCCGCCGGACCCACCAAGCGGCCCGGCTTCGCGCCGAGTCCGAGACCCTGTCGTTCCTGGCGGGCAGCGTGCTACGGGGCGAGGACGGTCTGGAGGCGCTGCTGGAGCGGGTGCGGGAGACCTTCGGGATGGAGTCGGTGGCACTGCTGGAGCGGGGCGGCGAGGTCGAGCCGTGGACCTGCGCGGGCAGGGTCGGGACGGCCCGTCCGATCGAGCGCCCAGTGGACGCCGATGTCGACATGCCGGTCGGCGACCACCTCGTACTCGCCCTGTCCGGGCGGGTGCTGCCTGCCGAGGACCGGCGTGTGCTGGCCGCCTTCGCCGCTCAGGCCGCCGTCGTCCTGGACCGCCAGCGGCTGAAGCAGGAAGCCGGGCAGGCGCGCGAGCTGGCCGAGGGCAACCGCATCCGCACCGCGCTGCTCGCCGCCGTCAGCCATGATCTGCGGACCCCGCTGGCCACCATCAAGGCCGCGGTCACCTCGCTGCGCTCCGACGACATCGAATGGTCCGAAGAGGACCAGGCGGAACTGCTGGCGAGCATCGAAGAAGGCACCGACCGGCTCGACCACCTGGTGGGCAACCTGCTGGACATGTCCCGGCTGCAGACCGGCACCGTCACACCGCTGATCCGCGACGTGGACCTGGACGAAGTGGTACCGATGGCCCTCGGCGGCGTCCCCGAAGGCTCCGTCGTCCTGGAGATCCCCGAAACCCTGCCGATGGTCGCGGCCGACCCCGGGCTGCTGGAACGGGCCGTCGCCAACGTCGTGGAGAACGCCGTGAAGTACGGCCCGGAGAACGAGGTGGTGCTGGTCTCCGCCAGCACGCTCGGCGACCGGGTCGAGCTGCGGGTCGTCGACCGCGGCCCCGGGGTGCCCGACGAGGCCAAGGAGAGGATCTTCGAGCCGTTCCAGCGGTACGGGGATGTGCCTCGCGGCGCGGGAGTCGGCCTGGGCCTCGCGGTCGCCCGCGGCTTCGCCGAGGCCATGGGCGGCACGCTCATCGCCGAGGACACCCCCGGCGGCGGTATGACCATGGTCCTCACCCTCAAGAGCACGCCAGGCCGTCCACCTGTACCCCCCGACCTGCCCGCCCACTTCACCTCGTAA
- a CDS encoding cation:proton antiporter regulatory subunit, which translates to MAKSQVRSKYGVTVVGIKRPGEGFTYAAAETVIQKGDVIVVTGKIHDVESFAELS; encoded by the coding sequence TTGGCGAAGAGCCAGGTGCGCAGCAAGTACGGGGTGACGGTCGTCGGTATCAAGCGGCCGGGCGAGGGCTTCACCTACGCCGCCGCCGAGACGGTCATACAGAAAGGGGACGTCATCGTCGTCACCGGCAAGATCCACGATGTGGAGTCGTTCGCCGAACTCAGCTGA
- the kdpF gene encoding K(+)-transporting ATPase subunit F, protein MSAENIVGLAVAVALLGCLIRALIFPDRF, encoded by the coding sequence GTGAGCGCCGAGAACATCGTCGGGCTGGCCGTGGCCGTGGCCCTGCTGGGCTGTCTGATCCGCGCGCTGATCTTTCCAGATAGGTTCTGA